One Alnus glutinosa chromosome 3, dhAlnGlut1.1, whole genome shotgun sequence genomic region harbors:
- the LOC133862477 gene encoding uncharacterized protein LOC133862477 produces MRKERFPSHRRTKLHPRGNGHFQILEKINDFPGDDSRSNPFEKRGNDGPHGRPNLKDPLQVPDGPITRSRAKKIRIGAIHLGRVSKFIEQDSNIQYGLEKRKTNFNPCDTIDRWGRHSLVV; encoded by the exons ATGCGCAAAGAAAGATTCCCATCCCATAGAAGGACTAAATTGCATCCTCGAGGCAATGGACATTTccaaatccttgagaaaattaatgattttcCAG GTGACGATTCGAGGTCGAATCCTTTTGAGAAGAGGGGAAATGATGGGCCACATGGTagaccgaatcttaaagatcccttacaagttccagatgggccaatcacaaggtcaagagcgaagaagataaggattggtgcaatccacttgggccgagtttccaaatttatcgagcaagactccaacattcaatatgggcttgaaaaaagaaaaaccaactttaatccatgtgatacaatcgacagatgggggcggcatagcctagtggtttag